A region from the Bacteroidota bacterium genome encodes:
- a CDS encoding carboxypeptidase-like regulatory domain-containing protein — MKYFFCFCLLFIYSWSLYAASFTIHGVVKNETTGDNISGVTVTLEKSGNRTTTDSLGQFIFLNITSGEYKLSFKNIFFEKKTVLVSIKEADIELPVIFLKPFIQELSSVIIESNPTTFGVTRLKPVEGTAIYDGKKNEVIVMKDMNVSLATNSSRQIFSKVPGINIWESDAAGLQLGVAARGLDPNRTSNFNTRQNGYDMSADALGYPGELLRTSCRSS; from the coding sequence GTGAAATATTTTTTCTGTTTTTGTTTACTGTTCATTTACTCTTGGTCGCTTTATGCGGCATCTTTCACGATTCACGGGGTAGTAAAAAACGAAACCACCGGTGATAATATTTCAGGGGTAACAGTTACCTTAGAAAAGTCAGGAAACAGAACCACCACCGATTCTCTCGGCCAATTCATCTTTCTAAATATTACTTCCGGCGAATACAAACTCTCTTTCAAGAATATATTTTTTGAAAAGAAGACCGTTCTCGTGTCCATCAAAGAAGCCGATATTGAACTGCCCGTCATTTTTCTCAAGCCTTTCATTCAAGAGCTTTCCAGTGTTATCATTGAAAGCAATCCAACCACTTTTGGAGTAACTCGATTAAAGCCCGTTGAAGGAACCGCGATTTATGACGGAAAGAAAAACGAAGTCATTGTGATGAAAGATATGAACGTATCTCTCGCCACCAATTCTTCTCGTCAAATATTTTCTAAAGTGCCGGGCATCAATATTTGGGAGAGCGATGCTGCCGGTTTGCAACTAGGCGTAGCGGCGCGCGGGCTTGACCCCAACAGAACCTCTAACTTCAACACCCGACAAAACGGCTACGACATGAGTGCCGATGCCCTGGGCTATCCCGGAGAGCTATTACGTACCTCCTGCCGAAGCTCTTGA
- a CDS encoding imelysin family protein has translation MQLRINYNHTMQILKYISVAAVTLLLLNGCNQKVNGDKFNRVEMLTNLSSHIIIPAHQQFSISSGELKQKKDAFISNPSSVTLDSLKSAFLLAYTSYMKVEAYSLPPSEGLRNLNVFTTDTAQIKSNVSSGSYDLNTANNIRAKGFPAIDFMLYSGSSNEILTRFTSDINASGRKQYLSDIVNEIETVSSNASSAWTSYVDQFIGASGTDIGSSSGMLVNDLSFEIERCRRERVGNSLGYLGSISTGTLNPMSVEAYYSAYSKELLIENLKECKTLYTGGTGISFDDYLAYLNADYNGQPLDSVITNQFDVTIQKAQNVPVDFSTAITTNKPEMESLFLELKKLTVLLKVDMSSQLGVIINYSDTDGD, from the coding sequence ATGCAGTTAAGGATCAATTATAATCACACCATGCAGATACTGAAATACATAAGCGTTGCCGCAGTTACATTACTGCTACTAAACGGCTGTAATCAAAAGGTTAACGGCGACAAGTTTAACCGAGTGGAGATGCTTACGAACTTAAGCAGTCATATTATTATCCCTGCGCATCAGCAATTCAGTATCTCTTCGGGAGAATTGAAACAAAAGAAAGATGCTTTTATCAGCAATCCTTCTTCTGTTACTCTTGATTCATTAAAATCTGCTTTTCTTTTAGCCTACACTTCCTATATGAAAGTGGAGGCATATAGTTTGCCCCCTTCCGAAGGTTTGCGAAACTTGAATGTTTTTACTACCGACACGGCTCAGATCAAATCAAATGTATCTTCCGGTTCTTATGATTTGAATACGGCAAATAATATCCGCGCTAAAGGCTTCCCGGCAATAGATTTTATGCTTTACAGTGGAAGCAGCAATGAAATCCTAACTCGGTTTACCAGCGATATAAATGCCAGTGGACGGAAGCAATATCTAAGTGATATAGTCAATGAAATAGAAACCGTCTCGTCCAATGCCTCCTCTGCCTGGACTAGCTATGTTGACCAATTTATCGGCGCCTCTGGAACAGATATTGGCAGCTCCTCCGGAATGTTGGTGAATGATCTGAGTTTTGAAATTGAAAGATGTCGTAGAGAAAGGGTTGGAAATTCGTTAGGATATTTAGGCTCTATTAGTACCGGCACATTAAACCCCATGTCGGTAGAAGCATACTACAGTGCTTACTCTAAAGAATTGCTTATTGAAAACCTAAAGGAGTGCAAAACGCTCTATACAGGAGGTACCGGCATCAGTTTCGATGACTATCTGGCTTATCTAAATGCTGATTACAATGGTCAGCCTCTTGATTCTGTTATTACCAATCAGTTTGATGTGACCATTCAAAAGGCGCAGAATGTACCGGTAGATTTTTCGACGGCTATAACAACGAATAAACCCGAAATGGAATCTTTGTTTCTGGAATTAAAAAAACTGACGGTTCTATTAAAGGTAGATATGTCATCCCAATTAGGCGTTATCATCAATTACAGTGATACTGATGGCGACTAA
- a CDS encoding DUF4856 domain-containing protein: MRKSLLPIIALIIAITIQSCQKEKVINYPIPTTYNFTNADYSGQTYRLKMISEMVAEVKKASTGVPLDATKLKNMYSNTGSPFANDTLNTSGKQLKDKTFAVDQTTIETWIDSAVATSLTGATGSNGTAGVVTSGTSKYMLTAGGVDFKEAVEKHLQGALVYYQITAVYLSEDQVGPQVALADRQHHWDEAFGYFGVPTDYPTNTMGLLHLGKYANDRNLLLGNATAVMNAFLKGRAAIDNGDDETVTKQIAIIRENIELGVAGTAVHYINSALTNISDNAIRNHNLSEGYFLVKTLKYNPEKKATDTQIQTLLNYFGNNFYTISTPDLQAAKDIFSTIYGFDAVKDQL, translated from the coding sequence ATGAGAAAATCACTATTGCCAATAATCGCTCTGATAATTGCGATTACTATTCAATCTTGTCAAAAAGAAAAGGTTATTAATTACCCGATTCCTACCACCTACAATTTCACAAATGCTGATTATAGCGGACAGACCTACCGTCTAAAAATGATTAGTGAAATGGTTGCCGAAGTAAAAAAGGCAAGCACGGGTGTTCCTCTGGATGCGACAAAACTGAAAAATATGTACAGCAATACGGGAAGCCCCTTTGCCAACGATACATTAAATACCTCTGGAAAACAATTGAAGGATAAAACATTTGCCGTTGACCAGACCACGATAGAAACTTGGATTGACAGCGCTGTTGCCACCAGTTTGACAGGTGCCACGGGGTCTAACGGTACAGCGGGAGTAGTGACGAGCGGAACTTCAAAATATATGCTTACCGCCGGCGGAGTAGATTTTAAAGAGGCTGTAGAAAAACACTTGCAAGGAGCTTTAGTTTATTATCAGATTACAGCCGTCTATTTAAGTGAGGATCAAGTAGGCCCTCAGGTTGCCCTTGCCGACAGACAACATCATTGGGATGAGGCTTTCGGATACTTTGGTGTACCGACTGATTACCCCACCAATACTATGGGGCTTCTCCATTTAGGCAAATATGCAAACGATCGAAATCTACTTTTGGGAAATGCAACAGCCGTAATGAATGCTTTTCTGAAAGGACGCGCCGCTATTGATAATGGCGACGACGAAACAGTGACCAAACAAATTGCAATTATCCGCGAAAATATAGAACTTGGAGTAGCAGGAACGGCGGTTCATTATATCAACAGCGCCTTGACAAATATCTCTGATAATGCGATTCGCAATCATAATCTTTCTGAAGGCTATTTTTTGGTAAAGACGCTTAAATATAATCCAGAGAAGAAAGCTACTGATACTCAAATTCAAACCCTGCTTAATTATTTTGGAAATAACTTCTATACGATAAGCACTCCTGATTTACAGGCTGCCAAAGACATCTTCAGTACTATTTATGGGTTTGATGCAGTTAAGGATCAATTATAA